From the genome of Papaver somniferum cultivar HN1 chromosome 2, ASM357369v1, whole genome shotgun sequence, one region includes:
- the LOC113352386 gene encoding uncharacterized protein LOC113352386, with the protein MNDEQKVHLATLYLDGNTDVWFQDYQEGKGSLYWEDFIIDVCTRFQELGHDNVVGEFKKLDNVNTVLEYQEQFEELKALMLAKNPSLTEEYFIHSFISGLKEDIRMVVQMFTPNTLQQVIFLARR; encoded by the coding sequence ATGAATGATGAACAAAAGGTACATCTGGCTACTCTTTATTTGGATGGAAACACTGATGTCTGGTTTCAGGACTATCAGGAAGGTAAAGGCTCTCTTTATTGGGAAGATTTTATTATAGATGTTTGTACTAGATTTCAGGAATTAGGTCATGATAATGTTGTAGGAGAGTTTAAAAAACTTGATAATGTTAACACAGTTTTAGAGTATCAAGAACAATTTGAAGAATTAAAAGCTTTAATGTTAGCTAAGAATCCATCTCTGACTGAAGAGTATTTCATTCATAGCTTTATTAGTGGCCTTAAAGAAGATATACGGATGGTAGTTCAAATGTTCACTCCTAACACATTACAGCAAGTTATTTTCCTAGCTAGGAGATAG
- the LOC113352387 gene encoding uncharacterized protein LOC113352387 — translation MANQTSWFDYTLFYKKGTDNRVAGALSRASCSSLTTAQPQWFDEVQASYAYDHLAQELIPKLMLSPFHPDGYTYSQGILRQHGRIYIDSSGDARQKVLTAAHASAIGVCQQNKVEHITPAGLLQPLPVPDQAWKHLSMDFITGLPKSEGKEIILVVVDRFTMYSHFTALRHPYTAHYKPVKWASWLSLAEWWFNTTYHTSLRLTPFQALYGYDPPQFGLHSCSSISNSTVEDYMHQRKVLAEVLQQNLSEDQHRIKQHADKHRVERSFLVAYKLQLPPTSRIHPVFHVSQLKKKISQGLVPQTYLPSLEKHGLMKVKPVSVIDSRILLKGRPHVPQVLVQWSHAAEGDYCWEDTALIKAKFLRFILEDKDKL, via the exons ATGGCTAACCAAACTTCTTGGTTTGATTATACCTTGTTTTATAAGAAAGGTACAGATAACAGAGTCGCTGGCGCTTTGTCTAGGGCTTCATGTTCATCCCTCACTACAGCTCAACCACAGTGGTTCGATGAAGTTCAGGCTAGTTATGCATATGACCACTTAGCTCAAGAACTGATACCTAAACTCATGCTGTCTCCATTTCATCCTGATGGCTACACATATTCACAGGGCATTCTCCGACAGCATGGCAGAATCTACATTGATTCCTCTGGTGATGCTCGTCAGAAGGTTCTTACAGCTGCTCACGCATCAGCCATCGGCG TTTGTCAGCAGAATAAGGTGGAGCACATTACACCAGCAGGTCTACTTCAGCCTTTACCTGTCCCTGATCAAGCCTGGAAGCATTTGAGTATGGATTTCATCACTGGCTTGCCAAAGTCTGAGGGCAAGGAGATAATTTTAGTTGTTGTTGATCGTTTTACTATGTATAGCCACTTTACTGCATTACGCCATCCATACACTGCACA TTACAAGCCTGTTAAGTGGGCTTCTTGGCTTTCATTGGCAGAGTGGTGGTTTAATACCACTTACCACACCagtctccgcctcacaccattTCAGGCCTTATACGGGTATGATCCTCCCCAGTTTGGTTTGCACTCTTGTTCTTCTATCTCCAACTCCACTGTTGAGGACTACATGCATCAGCGAAAAGTACTTGCGGAGGTACTGCAACAAAATCTAAGTGAAGACCAGCATCGCATAAAGCAACATGCAGATAAACACAGAGTTGAGAGATCATTTTTG GTAGCATATAAACTGCAATTACCCCCTACTTCTCGCATTCACCCTGTTTTTCATGTTTCgcaattaaagaagaagataagtcAGGGTCTTGTTCCACAGACTTACTTACCTTCTTTGGAAAAGCATGGGTTAATGAAGGTGAAACCAGTATCTGTGATTGATTCTCGTATACTTCTCAAAGGTCGTCCGCATGTTCCGCAGGTGCTTGTGCAATGGTCCCATGCTGCAGAAGGTGATTATTGTTGGGAGGACACTGCTCTTATCAAGGCCAAGTTTCTCagatttatccttgaggacaaggataagcTATAA